Below is a genomic region from Flammeovirgaceae bacterium SG7u.111.
AGCCTTTTCCGTCAGTGCAGTGGCATATAAAGTGTTCAGGGCATTAAATAGGAAATGGGGGTTTACCTGTGATTTCAAAAGCTTGAGTTCGGATTCTTTTTTCCCTAATTTAATAGTTAAAAATGCCTCTTTTGCCCTCGACTTTATGCGGGCATTGCTATAAATAAACGATAGAGAAAATGTGATGAGCAAGGCGATAATGCTCGGGATGTCAAAAACAGTCTCTTTTAAAGCTGTAAAATGATCGTATCGATCTCCAGTTTCTGGATTAAAAATTGGCAACCCTATGTTTATCAACAAGCCTGCCTGCAAAATGAAATAGCCTATCACAAAAACCGATAACCATAGTAAGTAATCCTTTTTCTTTTTATCTCTTAATAAGATTGGGGCTGTTGCAAAGGTGTTTGTGTAGAACAAAAGTATTGATGGAAAAACTAAGCTCGAAGCTCGTTTCTCTATTTCTGGTACATTTATAATCAATACAAAAAGCATTGTTAGCCCCACTAGGTGGACAAACGCTTCCAAAAAGGGAGAAATCACTTTGAAACCATAAACAATCAAACTATAAACTAGAGACAAAGCGGCAATTATCAAAAGAAGAACTGATAAAGGAGCAACCATCCTCATCAGTGTAAATGCAGTGAACATTTGACCTGGGCTAATGCCAACTATATTTTCGTAGTAGGAATCGTCCCACCTTTTTATCACATTAAAAAAGAAGTGTATTTCAACCCATACAAAAGCTAACAAACAAATTAGGCCTAATAATAGGTATTTCTTGTTATTCTTCCCTTCTAATTTGGTTGGAATCAATACCAACGTATGGATATAGAAAAAAGCGATACCAGCCAAATACATGAAAGTAGTATTCCTCACCGTAAGTTCATGATAGGAATGAAAATTTGGTGTGACTAAAAGCAACACCCACCCAAACACTATAAAAAAAAGTAGGCTAGTAATGCTTTTTTTACTTGACCAACTAACAGTCGATAATTGAGTCATTTCTATAAACTTAGTTTGCCAAAAGTATATTTATCGCTGGATACAGTAAAGAAGTATCTTGTGGCCAAGGAGCTTGGTAATTTACAATTTGACCTTCTTTATCTACAAGTAAATGAAAGGGTAAAGGACCTTCTATTGTACTATCTCTCCTTATGCTTTTATTGAGTTCAGGGTTTGTCACTAAATGGTACCCTTGAATCTCATATTTTTTAATCGCAATTTTCCACTTTCTGAAATCATCTTCCCTGTTTGGAAAATCATTGTCCGGCATGGTAATGTAAACTATGGCAGCAGGTTGATTTTTATATTTTTGATAAACAGAGTCAAATGCCGCCAGCTGTTTTTCAAGAGGAACGGTTCTCACTACACGCCCTTGTGCTCTCAACAAAATGGACTCATCCGGATCTAATTCATATTTGCTATGGAAAGCTGCTAGTTCTTTAGAATTATATGGTTTAATCTCGTTATCAAAAGGTTCCCAAATCCGTATATACAGTACTTTTCCATCAAATTCTTTTCTGTTTACCAACTCTTCCATTGAGGCACATTCATACGAATCTTCCAATAAGATAATCGTTTCATTCCCTTGGTAAGACAGCTCGTATGGATAAGTGAGGAAATAGCCGATAAGGAAAAAGAATAAGGCAATGCCCAATATTTGAAAAATGCTTTTCATTATGTTCCTTTTTTGTAAGGTTTGGAAACTGTATGGTAGGATGTCCCTACCATACAGCCAAAGGGGGGATTTTACATCTCTGCTAATTTCAACAATTCCGTTTTTAAAGACTCGATATACGGTCCTTTTGCTTTTTGATCAACTATCTTCCCTTTTTTATCGATCATTACATATCTGGGGATGCCATATACATTTAATTTTTCAGACAGGATAATAGACTGGTCTCTTGTCAAGAGATAATTTCTGCCTTGCATGTTATATTTATCGACAATTTTTTGCCAATCTCCTTTTTCAGAACTTATACACAAATAGATAAACTCAATTTTATCTTTATCCAACTCCTCGTATAATTTGTTTGAATAAGGAAAGGCTCTTATGCAACTGCCACAGGTTGGTCCCCAAATATCTATGTAAAGTACCTTATCTGGAAAATCATTTTGGATTTCCTGAAAAATTTCACCTATAAACTCTAGGCTACTCAAGTCATCCAAATCATTCACTAAAGGGACATACGTTTTTTTGCTTTCAATCCTTTGAAGAATGAAGTTTTGGCAAGTAACATCACTTACAAAGGTTGAGTAAGTGCTAAAAGCGGAGTCAACGATAGTATAGTTAGACTCAATATATGCATTACAAAACTGCGTAATGGCAAAGTTTTTAACTTTGTTGTCTTTTATATGCTCATCAACAAATCTAAACGTTGATGTTAGCCCTTCGTAAGATTGTTCCCTGTACTTGGAAATAACTTCCGTGAATCCTTCAAATTGACTCAATTTGTATCCTAAATGATACTTTCCGATAAAGTCATCATAATATTGAGAACATTGCCAATCAAATTTACCTGTTTGCAGAAAGTCACTTTCAAAACTATAGTAATCTGCGGTCAAACTGTCTTTATGGTGCAAGCCATACTCTATGAGGTCTTCAGCTAGTCTGTATTTTACATAGTTCCTCATCCATGCAGTTACATTCTCTTTGGGGTTGGTAATTGTGATAATCGAATCGATTTTGGTTTCCATGATCCCAAAAAAATCTGAGGCAAATGACTTGAACTCGTTCGGAGGCAAATCACGTTTCTTGACAAAAAACTCTTTCGACTCAAGCAGTTCGCCAAATTCCTCAGAAAACAATTTCAAGCTTTGGTTGAAGTTTGCATTAGCTCCTGAAAAGGTAATAGTTTTTTCAAAATCAGAATCATCAGCAGTTACCATGAGTGTATCACCCGGCGCGGTAAATAGTGTTGCTATCTTACCATTATAGATTAGGTAGTTGTCGTGGGGACTCAAAATATTAAACTTAAATTCAAAATTCCCTAAACTATCTAATTTTGCTGCGTGCTGAACTCTTCCAGTGAGCTCAAGATTGGTTAATAGAATTGTTTTAATTTGAGCATTAGAAATTTGCCCTTTTACCACAACTAGCCCTTCGTCAAAAAGGTAGTTGCTTTG
It encodes:
- a CDS encoding histidine kinase → MTQLSTVSWSSKKSITSLLFFIVFGWVLLLVTPNFHSYHELTVRNTTFMYLAGIAFFYIHTLVLIPTKLEGKNNKKYLLLGLICLLAFVWVEIHFFFNVIKRWDDSYYENIVGISPGQMFTAFTLMRMVAPLSVLLLIIAALSLVYSLIVYGFKVISPFLEAFVHLVGLTMLFVLIINVPEIEKRASSLVFPSILLFYTNTFATAPILLRDKKKKDYLLWLSVFVIGYFILQAGLLINIGLPIFNPETGDRYDHFTALKETVFDIPSIIALLITFSLSFIYSNARIKSRAKEAFLTIKLGKKESELKLLKSQVNPHFLFNALNTLYATALTEKAEKTGESIAKLANLLRYMQKDINIEFIPLANEVKYVQDYIAIQKLRCAVEPQINAEFVNIDDQIISPGLLIPFVENAFKYGIDPSKVSTLTLSVICRNGHIHFSCINNYDDGFKPFHKEQGLGIGIKNAKQRLELVYPKKHTFEINKKDNQFSVKITIPDLPKN
- a CDS encoding TlpA disulfide reductase family protein — protein: MKLLNTFALGLLTFFGWANESHCQSNYLFDEGLVVVKGQISNAQIKTILLTNLELTGRVQHAAKLDSLGNFEFKFNILSPHDNYLIYNGKIATLFTAPGDTLMVTADDSDFEKTITFSGANANFNQSLKLFSEEFGELLESKEFFVKKRDLPPNEFKSFASDFFGIMETKIDSIITITNPKENVTAWMRNYVKYRLAEDLIEYGLHHKDSLTADYYSFESDFLQTGKFDWQCSQYYDDFIGKYHLGYKLSQFEGFTEVISKYREQSYEGLTSTFRFVDEHIKDNKVKNFAITQFCNAYIESNYTIVDSAFSTYSTFVSDVTCQNFILQRIESKKTYVPLVNDLDDLSSLEFIGEIFQEIQNDFPDKVLYIDIWGPTCGSCIRAFPYSNKLYEELDKDKIEFIYLCISSEKGDWQKIVDKYNMQGRNYLLTRDQSIILSEKLNVYGIPRYVMIDKKGKIVDQKAKGPYIESLKTELLKLAEM